From the genome of Paenibacillus thermoaerophilus:
TATCATCTACGCGATCAATATCGGCGCGTATTATTTCCTGTGGCAGGCCATTTATTCCGGCAGGGACGAGCTCGCGGGACTGACCGCCGGCCAGATGACGACCTACGTCGCGGTGTCGTGGATGGCGCGGGCGTTTTATTTCAACAACCTCGACCGCGAAATATCGAACGAGATCCGGGACGGGAGCCTGGCGATCCAGATGATCCGCCCTTACCACTATCTCGTCGTGAAAATGATGCAGGCGCTCGGCGAAGGGTTGTTCCGGCTGCTGCTGTTCACGATCCCGGGGCTGGCCGTCGCGCTGCTGTTGTTCCCCGTGAAGCTGCCGGCCGATCCGGCGGTGTGGGCGATGTTCTTCGTCATGATCGGGTTCAGCTTCCTGATCCATTCGCAGATCAACATGCTGACGGGCCTCTGCGCCTTCTACCTGGAAAATAACGAAGGCCTCATGCGCATGAAGCGGGTGGCGGTCGATCTGCTGTCGGGGCTGGTCATTCCGGTCAGCTTGTTCCCGGGCTGGGCGGAGACGATCGTGAAGTGGCTGCCGTTCCAGGCGATCACGTATGTGCCGGGTTCGGTGTTCGCGAGCGGAGCGCGGGGCGCGGACGCCTGGCAGGCGCTCGGGCTGCAGGCCTTCTGGTGCGCCGTGCTGCTCGTTCCGATCGCGCTCTTGTGGCGCTCGGC
Proteins encoded in this window:
- a CDS encoding ABC transporter permease, which encodes MTGAYLELIRIRFMTMLAYRMNYYNGIIIYAINIGAYYFLWQAIYSGRDELAGLTAGQMTTYVAVSWMARAFYFNNLDREISNEIRDGSLAIQMIRPYHYLVVKMMQALGEGLFRLLLFTIPGLAVALLLFPVKLPADPAVWAMFFVMIGFSFLIHSQINMLTGLCAFYLENNEGLMRMKRVAVDLLSGLVIPVSLFPGWAETIVKWLPFQAITYVPGSVFASGARGADAWQALGLQAFWCAVLLVPIALLWRSARRRLFVQGG